The genomic interval TCGCCCAACTCACAAAATCAAGAGCCTAGACGGCCAACGTGGGGCAGGTTTGCTACCTGCCGCCATCTAAAAGCGATGCCATTAGAGGCAACGCTATCTAGACGACGGTTTAGCCAATTGCGTGAAGCAAAAGACAACGGCCAGCCAGAATACCATCGCGAGTGCGCGGTAATTGCCAGCGGAGAGAGCGTTGGCAAGGGTTGCTGCGGTCAGTGCTGCGACTGCCCAAAGCAGTGCGAAAATCCAGTATGGCGTCCCCTGACGGTTTTGTTCTTCGTCAGCATCAACGTCATCACCACGTGGCGGATCGTAAGGGTTTTGTGACATCTTGGTCTCAACGAAATCGATTTCTGCAGCGATTCGATTGCGGGGACGCGAGAAGAATTGTTGCTGCATATGACGGTGAAAGGGTCTCAGACGGTAGCCGGCGATAGAGCGCAGCGATCATCGCCAGTTGATTCTTCACGTCCCCTGACAAAAAAATGGTTTCAGTTGGAAGCATTGCCCAGGCACTGCGTTTATGATTCCTGGACGTGAGTCAGGAAACTGGCGGAGACAACAGGAATACCACGAGAGACATCGCTTTGAAGATTCGAGACAGTGGAATGCCGGAGGAAGCGTTCTGGGAAACCCTTTTTGATGTGGACGAAATCGTTGATGCCTTTGGCTGGACGGGGACCGACGAGCCACGGGATCGCCATGCGATCGAATTCGGCTGCGGGTACGGTAGCTTCACCGCGGCATTGAAAGATGTCTTTCGCGGGCGGTTGGATTGTTTTGAGTTGGAGCCCGAGATGATCTGTCGGACGAAAGCAAGGATTCCGGAAGGTTGCAGCACGGTCCATTTCCATGCGTTGGATTTCCTTGCCGAGCCTTGGCCGTCCGAATCGCGTGGTGCCGAAGTGGCCATTTTGTTCCACATGTTGCACCTGGATGACCCTCTCTCGCTGCTGCGCCGAGTCAGCGAACACCTTGCCCCGGGCGGAACCCTTGCGGTGCTGCATTGGCGCAGCGATCGCGAAACGCCACGCGGTCCGGCCATGAACACACGTCCAACCCTTGCTGACCTCGAACACTGGGCCGACGAGTTGAATGCTCGTTCGCTGACCACGTTAAACTTGACTCGCTCACCACACCACTTTGCTGCTTCCATCGAACTGCCATGAATCATCGCTGCGCCCTCACATTTTGCCTGTTGTTATTTTCAACCCACGCCTTGGCGGAAGACTGGGTGGACCCGAACTACAAAGCGGCCCCCAATAAAACACCCCAGCTTGTGATCGATGCGCAAGGATTCTCGGGCAGAATCAATCGACTGGCGATCAGCGATGACGGACGTTGGCTCGCGGGTGTGGCTGACAAAACGGTACGAGTTTGGAATTTGAGCACGCAACGGATTCACGCTACGTTGCGTGGTTACCAAGAGCCCGACGGTTTCCACATCGGCTACATCGACTCGATCACGTTTTCACCCGACAATCAACACTTGATCGTGGGTGTCTCGGATAACAGTGAGTTCGGCTCCACTCGGATCTACGATCTGCGGCAACCGGGGGAGATCAAGCAATTGGTTGCCGGGCATACCGGATGCACTCGCGGTGTGACGTTCACCAAATCAGGCAACCGAATGGCTACTTGGGGATGTGATGGCTTCATCGTTTTCTATCGTCAAGACAATCGAGGTGACTGGGCGATCGATTTCAAGGTGCCATGGAGCGGGGCTCCTGTGGCCTTGCCAGAGAATTTCCCCATGCCCAATGATCTTTTTCAGTTCACCGAGGACGAACGCTATCTCGCATTTAAGTTTGGATCGCCGTTGGTGGTCTCGGTTGCACAACAGCGTGTTGTGTCCGACATCAATCAAGTCCCCGATGCGATCAAGGAGATTGGCGTATTCAACGACAACGTCAACGCGCCCTTTTCAGAATGGTGGTTTCCTGATTTCAAACCGGCACTCTCATCGACCAAACAACCAAATGAGATCTTTGCGGTCGGATATGGCAACGGGATCGATCAAGGGCGAACGGTTTACTTTGCGGCCAGTTGGAAGAGGGATTGGGCCGCGCATGTGGTGCACAACCATAGCTACGAAGTCACCACGTTCGCCTGGAACAAGCAGGCAAACCTAGCGGCCAGCGCCGACAAACTTGGCAGGATCCATGTCTGGGATCCAGAGACGGGCAAGAGCGTCACAAAGACGATCGACTCGGTCACTCAAACGCTTTGGAACGTGCGATGGGCGCCAGATGGTCGGAACCTGTTGTTCAGTGACAAAAACTATCCCGAGGGACGATGGCATTTCAACCGCTGGGCCGGAACCGACAAGAAACTGTCTTTGGAATCGTATCAGGTGTCCGCGACGACGGCGAAGATGGCGGATCATCCGGTCAAACCGATGACCTATCACCCGATGCTGGGCAACATCGAATTGCAGGTCGTCAAGAACACGGAGAACGCCAGCATCCGGCCAGGACGATGGGATTTGCGCATTGCGTTTCCTGGAAAAAGCCGCCCTGCTCAGTCCTTGATCCCATGGGGCGATCCTGCTCGCGAAGCCGCCATCAACAACTATCGAATCCGCGTGCCGCGAACGAAGTTTGGAATGGTTCGCTGCATGCGATTTGTCGAGTACCCGGGTTGTGAAAGTGGAGCGACGGTGATCTTTGGAACCGACACGGGGCTGTTGTACGAAGCGACGATCGAACAACTCCGGAACGGACAAATCGAGCTTCATGTGAGAAAACAATTTCTTGGGCACACCGCGGACGTGACTTCTTTTGACGTCTCTCCCAACCAAAAAACGCTAGCGACGTGTTCACTCGACGGCACCATTCGCGTGTATCCGCTCAAGCCGGCTCGGGCCGTGGGGGACATCGACTTTTTGAACGATGGCACGCGGGTAGTCGAGGTGCCACGCAACGGGCCGTCCGGTCGAGCCGGTGTCCTGCCCGAAGACACGATGCTGAAGTTCGATAACGGATCGTTCTACGAACGAATTCGCAAACAACAGGAAGGAAAGTACCGACCGAATCAAAGCGTTCCCATCGTTGTCAATCGCGGTGTGATGATGAACGAGCGCAGACAAGTCGCGTTGAATGTGACCTTGTCAGAAGCTCCCCAGTTGGTCCTGCCGTTGACCAGCATTCTGATGGAAAAGTCGGGTGAATGGGTCAGTTGGACTCCCGAGGGCTACTACGACTCGTCCAGTGCGGGCGCAAAGTTTGTCGGCTGGCACATCAATCGTGAAAGACACGAAACGGCAAAGTTCTTTCCGCTGGATCAGTTTCAGCCCCAATACTATCAACCAAAAGTCGTCCGGTACGCAATCACCGAACAGTCCAGCACGATCGCGATCGAGAAAGCGGATGCGGAACTCGATGGTTTTTCCGCGCTGACGCCACTGACGTTGGCATCCGATTCGGAAGTTGAGCAACGAACGCCACCACAGATCGATATCCTCTCGCCATCGCCCAACTATTTCAGTCCGACAGAAAAGATTCGTGTGGTGACTCGTATTAGAGTTCCTAAATCGGCCAGCTTGGACAGCGTCCGATTCGAGGTCGACGGACATGGCGTCCCCGGGCGTCCTCGATTGACCAACGAGCAATACGCGGGACGGGAGAAGGAATATTGGTACGAGCAATCGTTAGCGCTGGCCAAAGGAGATCGCAAGATCGCGGTGAGGGCTTTCTGCAACAATCAGACGCAAGCAGAATCAACCATCGATTGCAAAATCGGAGCCGAGAACGCGGTCGATCCGTCACAGGGCACGCTCTATATTTTGGCCGTTGGGATGACGAAGTACGCCAATCCCGACTTTGAGTTGGACTATGGTGCCAAGGATGCGAGCGATTTCGTACAGGCTTGGACGGATCTGCCTCATCGTCATCCCGGTCAAATCAAGTCCAAGATCCTGAGCGATGCGGAAGCAACCTGCCAGAACATTCGCGAAAACGGACTGCAATGGCTCTCCAATCAGCCGATCACCGCGAATGATACGGTGATGGTGTTCTTGTCCGGGCACGCCGTCTACGATCAAAACGAAGACTGGTATTTTGCCGGCCACGACGTGGACCCCGAGCGATTGATCGCCACAGGCATCTCGGATGCCGAGTTGGATAATGTCCTGCGAAAGATCCCCACGAATTTGATTCTCTTTTGCGACACCTGCCATGCGGGCGGATTCGAAGCGACGGCGAAGGTGTTCAAGAATCCCGAGAGCGGGACCAGCATCTGGCGCGGCCGTGGGCACGTGGTCTTCGCCAGTTGTCTGCCTCACGAGGAAAGTTTGGAGGACAGTCGCTGGGAAAACGGCGCGTTCACGCAAGCGATTCTTGAGTTCCTGCAGTCATCCAAGTCGGACTACGACCAGGACGGCACGTTGACGTTTGACGAGATGGCGATCTTCGTCAAATCGGCTGTTCGGCGAATGACCGACGAATCGCAAAACCCGGCGATCGAAGTTCCCTCATCGGTGAGCAACATTCCGTTTACGACACGTCACTGAAGTAACAATCGTACCCGCGACGCGGATACTTCACTCCGAGGAACTGTCTTCATCAGCCTCAGGCTTGTCCATGGGGAACACAAACTCGCTGAGCGTTTCGCCGGTGACGGTGTGATGCCGGATGGTGAGCGTGGGCGCTTTCTCGTCTCCGCGATATCGCAAGTCTCCGGAGAGAAACCCGCCGGCGACGCGAAGGAATTTGTGAACCGGTCGCTCGTCGCCTTCTTTCCAGCCCAGTTCGTGTTTTTCGCTTCCAGGTCCGCAGCCGAATTCCCACAAATTGTCAGTCGGATCATGCGAAGCGTATTGCCAATGTCGGTCGCCGCACAGAACGATGACATTCTCGATCTTGGCAAGATGCGATCGGATCTCGTCGCCTTCGTGTGCAAAAACCTCGTTGGCGTGGTTGTCTTTTTTGTTGTCGCGATCCGGGCCGACCACGGGCGTGGGGCTGCAAATCACTTTGAACTTTGCGGTTGACTCATCCAACGTGCGGAACAGCCATTCCTTTTGCTCTTTGCCGAGAATGGTCTTGTCTGGGCCATCGGGCATGTTGTTTGGACTGCGGTAGTCTCGGCCTTCCAAGAACCAGACTTGCAAGTCACGTCCCCAGCGGACGGTTGTGTAGCGAGGGCTCAAGG from Stieleria varia carries:
- a CDS encoding caspase family protein — its product is MLFSTHALAEDWVDPNYKAAPNKTPQLVIDAQGFSGRINRLAISDDGRWLAGVADKTVRVWNLSTQRIHATLRGYQEPDGFHIGYIDSITFSPDNQHLIVGVSDNSEFGSTRIYDLRQPGEIKQLVAGHTGCTRGVTFTKSGNRMATWGCDGFIVFYRQDNRGDWAIDFKVPWSGAPVALPENFPMPNDLFQFTEDERYLAFKFGSPLVVSVAQQRVVSDINQVPDAIKEIGVFNDNVNAPFSEWWFPDFKPALSSTKQPNEIFAVGYGNGIDQGRTVYFAASWKRDWAAHVVHNHSYEVTTFAWNKQANLAASADKLGRIHVWDPETGKSVTKTIDSVTQTLWNVRWAPDGRNLLFSDKNYPEGRWHFNRWAGTDKKLSLESYQVSATTAKMADHPVKPMTYHPMLGNIELQVVKNTENASIRPGRWDLRIAFPGKSRPAQSLIPWGDPAREAAINNYRIRVPRTKFGMVRCMRFVEYPGCESGATVIFGTDTGLLYEATIEQLRNGQIELHVRKQFLGHTADVTSFDVSPNQKTLATCSLDGTIRVYPLKPARAVGDIDFLNDGTRVVEVPRNGPSGRAGVLPEDTMLKFDNGSFYERIRKQQEGKYRPNQSVPIVVNRGVMMNERRQVALNVTLSEAPQLVLPLTSILMEKSGEWVSWTPEGYYDSSSAGAKFVGWHINRERHETAKFFPLDQFQPQYYQPKVVRYAITEQSSTIAIEKADAELDGFSALTPLTLASDSEVEQRTPPQIDILSPSPNYFSPTEKIRVVTRIRVPKSASLDSVRFEVDGHGVPGRPRLTNEQYAGREKEYWYEQSLALAKGDRKIAVRAFCNNQTQAESTIDCKIGAENAVDPSQGTLYILAVGMTKYANPDFELDYGAKDASDFVQAWTDLPHRHPGQIKSKILSDAEATCQNIRENGLQWLSNQPITANDTVMVFLSGHAVYDQNEDWYFAGHDVDPERLIATGISDAELDNVLRKIPTNLILFCDTCHAGGFEATAKVFKNPESGTSIWRGRGHVVFASCLPHEESLEDSRWENGAFTQAILEFLQSSKSDYDQDGTLTFDEMAIFVKSAVRRMTDESQNPAIEVPSSVSNIPFTTRH
- a CDS encoding methyltransferase domain-containing protein, coding for MKIRDSGMPEEAFWETLFDVDEIVDAFGWTGTDEPRDRHAIEFGCGYGSFTAALKDVFRGRLDCFELEPEMICRTKARIPEGCSTVHFHALDFLAEPWPSESRGAEVAILFHMLHLDDPLSLLRRVSEHLAPGGTLAVLHWRSDRETPRGPAMNTRPTLADLEHWADELNARSLTTLNLTRSPHHFAASIELP